A window from Triticum aestivum cultivar Chinese Spring chromosome 6D, IWGSC CS RefSeq v2.1, whole genome shotgun sequence encodes these proteins:
- the LOC123146403 gene encoding uncharacterized protein — MARGKVAECIRKRAMQRKSAGRRRSKESGASEPILPWEAGPKSWSSSSGAPSGSGNDTFECAGGGASPAHSKSWASAFLSALLRWRRLVNVLAVLWEQVVYHMMWLVESVVLVGRLCFFLMRFGFKQL; from the coding sequence ATGGCGCGCGGGAAGGTGGCCGAGTGCATACGGAAGCGTGCGATGCAGAGGAAGTCAGCGGGCAGGCGCCGGAGCAAGGAGAGCGGGGCGTCCGAGCCGATACTGCCGTGGGAGGCGGGGCCGAAGAGCTGGAGCAGCTCCAGCGGGGCGCCTAGCGGGAGCGGGAATGATACGTTCGAGTGCGCCGGTGGCGGTGCGTCACCGGCGCACTCGAAGTCCTGGGCGAGCGCCTTCTTGTCGGCACTTTTGCGGTGGCGGCGGCTCGTGAACGTGCTGGCCGTGCTGTGGGAGCAGGTGGTGTACCACATGATGTGGCTGGTGGAGTCCGTGGTGTTGGTGGGAAGGCTCTGCTTCTTCCTCATGCGCTTCGGCTTCAAGCAGCTCTGA